The Falco biarmicus isolate bFalBia1 chromosome 1, bFalBia1.pri, whole genome shotgun sequence DNA segment AATCTTAATTTCTAATGAGCAGtacatacaaattaaaataaaatgcgtaaaaatgaaaatcaataaCTATATTTCAAAGTGTAAAACATCTGTTGCACAAAGATGTTTTTAAGGTACTTTCTGTTCTCTTAACATGGATGCTAAAGAAGATTGCGCTTTTGCCAGTGGTtgacagtaatatttttaaattaggcAAATGAAGAATTACATTTGCAAAAGTTTGAAAACTCAAAATTCAAGAATTACAttacaaaaaaggaagataaaggaATGAATTGCtataataagaagaaaagattaCATTTATTGAAGATGATAGGATGAAAGAAAGGGTAGATAAGACGGAAGGGCAAAATGATGAATGAAACAGTATATTAACACACCAGACTCTTCTCTGATGCTTACAGGATTGTCAGCAgagcacaaaatattttgctggttttcagagGCGGTTTGCTTGTTCTGTATGCCTGTATAATTACCATATTGGTTTAGCCACAAATAAACGTTTCAGTAAAGTTTCATTTTCGCATATTATGAGAggtgaataaaaaagaaaccttttatAAAGGGCTACTTCTACTGTATTTAAACAGGATGTCAATGCTAAATTGCAACAGTGTAAATCTTGTTTCCAAAACACTTCTGAGGCCCTTGGATGATAGACGATACAGCTCCTCATATGCAATGTTCTCCACTTGCTTATCTAACATTATTCTTTTGTTGTCCATTATGAATCAAACGTATTTTTAACGGAGGGACTTCGGAGCGTACTATTGTATCACTTTGCCTCCTGCTAAAGTTGTTTTATGATTTCAGATACATTATGCAATATGAAAAAGTTTAGAGAGGTCTAAAATTGAAAACATAGCAAGTTTAGGATGTGACATTAATGTATGTAagaacaagaatatttttcagaaaatttttatCAGCGAAGAATAGTATAGTATCAGATGAACATTTATAAGGAAatgtttcacattaaaaatacattgagaATCAAAAATCCAGGTTCTGATTAGTAACCAAAGATGAGTTCTGCATTGGTATGACACTGTTCTCCAGACTGTCCAGCCAATATGCCTCAGACTTCCTTCAAAGCGGAAAAAATTACCTGTCTCACAGAAGTTAGTGGATTCTCAGGCTTTTTATTTCATCCTCTTTGCAGTCTGAGTGTAATGACTAAAATGTCTCAATTTTAGGAAAGAGGAGTGGAatacatgaagaaaatattctaCTCTGATTCTCCGAAAGCAAGACACTTGAAGTTCGCAGCTGCATACAATCTTGGCAGAGCATATTACGAAGGATGTGGTGTTAAGCAGTCAACTGAAGAGGCCGAAAGGTAATGGCAGTCAGCAATTTTCCTGATGAATATAAGATGCTGTGTTACTTACAGCTTTCTTTGTCCCCATTTTCTTAGGTTATGGCTTATTGCTGCAGACCACGGCAATCCAAAAGCAAGCATAAAGGCCCAGAGTACTTTAGGAATGCTTTATTCTGCGTCAGATGTAAAAGATCTGAAGAAGGTAAGGCCCACTTGTACCTTTTCAGTGTCATAAGTCCCAAATAAATTCGAATTTCACAGGAAGATTACAGTGATGTATTTGACTCTGAAAGTTGAATTTTAAGTACTGGTAGGCATTATTACCCATGTAAGCCTGTATGAACAGCCAGAATCCCTCATTTTGACTCACTTGACACTGCCAGCCaagattatatatttttttaaaactttatttttaatacgAGTATCTGTGAGAACGATGGAATGAATTTGTCAGCTTTGGTAACCTTCATAAATCAAGCAGGTGTCACTGATTGACATCTCTGACCATAAATGACACAAGTTTAAAACCCTTAGAAggattctgctttcttttatgtATAAGCACTTCTTACAGGATGGTTGATGTAAAAGCTTTTATGTAAACAGTATGCAACAGAAGCAGCTAAAGTAAATATATTCTCAACTTTGTGCCTCTTGTTTAGGCCTTTTTCTGGCATTCAGAAGCGTGTGGCAACGGAAATCTAGAATCACAGGGAGCACTTGGTCTTATGTATCGCTATGGACAAGGTGTACATCAAAACACCAAAGCTGCTTTGGAGTATttgagagaagcagcagaacgTGGAAACATCTACGCTCAAGGCCATCTGGTGGAATATTATTACAACCGAAAATTCTATACAACCGCTGCTGCATTAGCCAAAAGGTAAAGTTAATTTTGCTGTATCTTTTATTATGGTTATTCATGTAAGACCATGTAACTTGGATTAAAATGATTAGTAATTTCATACTCTTGTCTCTCAAActcaagagaaagaaacagttgAGATAATGAATTGCAAAACTTCATCTTCAAAGAGGGATGATCACAGATGAAATTAATACTATAAAGGTTCTTAATTACTTAGTACAGTtgaacttttctttctgatcCTGTGAAACAAGGGAGTCTTGAACTAGAATGCCAAGTAGACCAAGCAGAAGTCCACATGCAACCCTGCCTTCCTGTCTCCTCAGTTCACAATCTCCTCTAGGCTCCTGCCTTCACCAGTCCCTTTTAAACCCCTACAATCATAGAATCCCAGCTTGAaagggacctcaaggatcacctggtccaacctttcttaGCAAAAGTACTGTCTagacaagatggcccagcaccctCTTCAGCTGAATCTTAAAAGTTTCCGGTGTTGGGGAAtctaccacttccctggggagattattccaatggctcactgtgaaaaattttcctcGTGTTCAATCAGAATCTCCACAGAAGTAACTTGTACCTCTTTTCCACGTAAAGTGTTGGAAAAAGGAAGTCCCCACCTTCTTTGCAGCCaccctttaaatactggaacatggtgataaggtctcccctaagcctccttttctgaaggctgaacaaacccagttctctcagccttcccagtcctctgatcatctttgtggcccttctctggacacgctccagcctgtccacatctttCTTGTCTAGCagggaccaaaactgaacacagtattccaggtgtggccttACCAGCACTGAGCAGAGTGGGATAACGACTTCTTTGTCTCTGCTGGCAATGCCCTTGTTCGCTCCTGTTGAGCTTGTTACCCATCAGATTCCCCAGatccctttccacagagctgctccccagctgggtagatcccaggctgtgctgcactCCTGGATTATGTTTTCCCAGGTGCAAGACCTTACACTTGTCCCTGTTGAACTTCATAGATTTCTTGTTAGCCCACTCCTCCAGCCTATCCAGGCcttcctgcagggtggctctCCCTTCCGAAGCATCCACTCCCCCACTCAGTTTGGTTTCATTGGCAAACTTGATCAGGGTACACTTgatcccatcatccagatcacttATGAAGATATGAAACAGTGTTGGGCCCAATATCGATCCCTGGGGGACCCCACTTGTGACAGGCTGCCAGCGTGAAAAAGAGTCGCTTACCACCCCGCTCTGGGCGCAGCCTGTCAGCCagttccccccgcccccaccgcACCACACTTGTCCAGACTGCAACACACCAGTTTCTCTAGGAGAAGGCTGTGGGAAACAGCATCAAAAGCCTTGAAGAAATCCAGGTAGACAATGTCCACTGCTCACCTCACATCAACCGAGCAGGTTACTTTGTCATGGAAGGCAATCAGGATTGTCAAGCACGATTTGCCCTTGGTGAACCTGTGCTGGCTTTTCCCAATCGCATGCTTCATTTGATTTACGATGGCTCCCAGGAGGATTCGCTCCGTAactttcccagggactgaaTTAAGACTGAGGTAAGACTGATGGGCCTGTAATTTCCTGGATTGTCCTTTAAGCTCTTCTTGTAGACAAGGGTGACATTagctttcttccagtcttctgggacatCCCCCCATCTCCGTGACTTCTCAAAGATTATGGCCTCACAATGACATCGGTCAGCTCTCTTAACACCTTCAGGTGGATGTTGTCACGGTCCATCCATTTGTAGGGGTCAACCTCCTGTAATAGTTCACATACCAACTCCTCCTTCACCGATGGTGGGTCTGTGTTTGCCTTAGTCCAGATTTTTGTTCCCAAGGCCTGGGACCCAACAGGGCTGGTAAAGACAGAGCTGAAGAAATTGTTGAGaatttctcccttttcagtATCACCGGCAACTAATTTACCTCTCCATTTAACAGTGGGCCaatattttccttctatttctgCTTGTTATTTATGTACCTGGAGAAACGTTTCTTGTAGTTTTTGACATCTCTGGCCAATCCCAATTCGAgctgagcttttgcttttctaactgCATCTCTGTGTGTCCTGGCAATGCCCCTGTAGCTCTCAATGGGTACtcatctgcttttctgtctctgatatgcttctcttttggttttgagcAGGCTCAGAAGCTTGCAGTTAAGCCAAAGGGGTATCCTGCTCCACCTACTTCCCTTACCTTTAAAGGGGATGAGCAGTTTTACTGCTTCCAGGACAACATTCTTGAAAAATGCCTAGCACTCGCTTTCTCCTTTATCCTCCATGGAAGCTTCCCACAGAGTCCTTCCCAAATGAGCTCTGAGTGAGCTGGTTTGCTCTTCTAAAACATACCGCCTGTGTTTTAGTACTAACCTCCAGCGTGCTCAGCAGGATCCCAAACTTGACAATATTAtgatcactgcagccaaggctatgactaacagaaatatttacaaagcaCATTTTCTTGGTTTGTGAGTAGCAAGTCCAGCAATGCCTCGTTCCTGGTTGGCATATCTAACATTTGCATGAGGAAGCAGTTCTCTACGCATTCCAGGAAGCTAATGGATGACATGTGAGCTGCTGTATTGTTCTTCCAACAAATGTCTGGGTGACAAAAGTCACCCATAAGAACCAGGTTCTGGTGACCTGAAGCTTAAGTAACCCAAATACTGCTTTGCTGGCCTTACTGTCTTGGTGTAAAGTGTTCACAGCAGACACCAACTGTTAGATCCCCCTCTGATCTTGACCCAGAGGCATTCGATAGGGTTTCCACAATCATCGTAGCTGACTTCTATACATCCAAGGTTCTCCATAACATAGAGCATgattcctcctcttcttccctgccagTCTTTACAGAACAGCCTATAGCCATTCATCATGATTCTCCAGTCAGGTGAGCTGCCTCACCACATTTCAGTTATTCCTACGATACAGTATCTTTCTGACAGGGTGTGGATCTCCAGTTCTCCTGCTGT contains these protein-coding regions:
- the LRP2BP gene encoding LRP2-binding protein isoform X1 — translated: MALFAKAAEVLERRAAGGDPLAPFLKGQLYYEEGLYEEALIQFEKIKDTDFQAMYQLGVMHYDGLGTKEDPERGVEYMKKIFYSDSPKARHLKFAAAYNLGRAYYEGCGVKQSTEEAERLWLIAADHGNPKASIKAQSTLGMLYSASDVKDLKKAFFWHSEACGNGNLESQGALGLMYRYGQGVHQNTKAALEYLREAAERGNIYAQGHLVEYYYNRKFYTTAAALAKRVTENDDIKMLAKITDCLPKYVAKGVAMAAFYLARCFQLGRGVQQDQATAKKYYSKACLLDPGVASDLELAANLGKI
- the LRP2BP gene encoding LRP2-binding protein isoform X2, giving the protein MYQLGVMHYDGLGTKEDPERGVEYMKKIFYSDSPKARHLKFAAAYNLGRAYYEGCGVKQSTEEAERLWLIAADHGNPKASIKAQSTLGMLYSASDVKDLKKAFFWHSEACGNGNLESQGALGLMYRYGQGVHQNTKAALEYLREAAERGNIYAQGHLVEYYYNRKFYTTAAALAKRVTENDDIKMLAKITDCLPKYVAKGVAMAAFYLARCFQLGRGVQQDQATAKKYYSKACLLDPGVASDLELAANLGKI